CCGGTCGGGGTCGTGGTGCGGGCGGTCGCCGTGCCAGCCGCCGGCGCGGTCCGGCTCCCGGTGCCGGTCCCATTCCCCGTCCCGCTCCCGGGGTCGTTCGCGTTCGACCGTCCAGCCGGCCGGCGGGTGCCGGAGGTCGGGGCGGGACGGTGCACCGGTGTGCCACGCGTCAGCGGCCGGTGGCTCGTCCGGGTACCGGTCCTGCTGCTGTGGCCGTGCGGGGCCGGTCGGCGGGCGGGCGTACGGGTCGTCGACCGGATACCGGTGCCCGTTCCCCCGGCCGTGCCCGCTCGGGCCGTCGGGGTCGCCGTGGTCGTCCCGGGAGTACCCGCGCCGGTACCGGCTGTCCGGCCCGGCCGGCACTAGGGGAATGACCTCGGCCCGGCCGGTGGCGGTGGCCCGGCCCCGGTTGTCCCGGGGCGGGACCTGCTGGATTCCGATGTCTCCCGGGTACCGCTGACCTGGGAACTGGGGGTGCCACTCGGTGGTCGGCTCGACCATCCAGGACGGTTCGGCCGGGTCGCGCCAGCGGTCGAAGCCGCTCATCCGGTGACCTTCCGCCCGCCCGCGCGCCGCGCCCGGGGGGCCGGATCGCGTCGGTCGCTCACGGCGGTGTCACCTCGTCGGAAATTGTCGCGCTGGCGGTGCGGGCGGGTCGGTAGAGTCGCTCGTTCCGGCACTGGCGTAGCTGCGGAAGGAGGGTAACGGCGTGGGCTCCGTTACCGCCACTGTGGGACCGGTCCGGCACTCAAACGTTATCCTACGGTTTCGGACATTTGTTGCGATAGTCGGATCGGGTTTCCGCCGATACGCCACGTATCGGCAAGCTGCGGTTGCCGGCGCGGTCACCAACACCGTCTTCGGTTTCCTCCGTACGTACCTCCTGCTCGCCGTGGCTCGCGAGGCCGGCCCGGTCGCCGGCTACGACCCGGCCCAATTGGTGACCTTCGTCTGGATGGGACAGGGCCTGCTCGGCGTGGTCCTCCTGTGGAGCGAGACCGAACTGGCCGACCGGATCCGGACCGGGGACGTGGTCGCCGACCTGCTCCGCCCGGTCGACCCGGTGACCAGCCACCTCGCCACTGACCTGGGCCGCGCCGGGTACGCGGTGCTGGCCCGCATGCTGCCGCCGGTGCTGGTCGGCCCGGTCTTCTTCGAGGTCTACCTGCCGACCCGCTGGACCACCGGGCTGCTGTTCCCGCTCTCGGTGCTGCTGGCCGTGGTGACCTGCTTCGGCTGCCGGTATCTGGTCAACAGCACCGCCTACTGGCTGCACGACGTCCGGGGCCCGATGATTCTGTTTACGCTCAGTGCCGGTGTGCTGTCCGGGCTCTACTTCCCGCTGCGCTTCCTGCCGGAGGGGCTCTACCAGGCGATGTGGATCGTCACCCCGTTTCCGAGCCTCTTCCAGACCCCGCTCGACGTGCTGGTAGAGGTCGATCCGTCGCTGACCTCGTTCGCCCTCGTCGGGGTGCAGGTGGTCTGGGCGGCGCTGATCCTGGCGGCCTGCCGGCTGGTGCAACGCCGCGCCGAGCGTCGGCTGGTGGTGCAGGGTGGCTGACCCGGCCGGCTCGACGCTGAGGGCGTACCGGGCCCTGCTCGGTGCGCAGGCCCGGTCGCAGACCGCGTACCGGGTGTCGTTCACCGTGGACCTGGTCGGCAACGTCGGGGCGACCTTCTTCGACGTGCTCACCGTCTTCGTCCTCTTCGGCGTGACCCGGGAGATGGGCGGCTTCACCCTGCGCGAGACGTTTGTGATGGTTGCCCTCTCGGCGTGTTCCTTCGCCACCGCCGACCTGCTGGTCGGCAACGTCGAACGACTGCCCCGGTACGTGCGCACCGGCCTGTTCGACACGGTGCTGCTGCGCCCGCTCGGCGCGCTGCCGCAACTGCTGTTGATGGACCTGCCGCTGCGCAAGATCTCCAGGGTGCTCCTCGGGCTGGCCGTGCTGGTGGTGGCGGTCGGCTCGGCCGGCATCGACTGGACCCCGGCCCGGGCGGTGCTGGTGGTGCTTGCCCCGCTGGCCGGCGTGGTCTTCTTCGGGTCGATCTTCGTGGCCACCGCGACCGTCTCGTTCTACTGGGTCGAGTCGGGGCAACTGGCCAACTCGATCACCTACGGTGGGCGGGACTTCACCTCGTACCCGGTCACCGTCTTCGGCGGCTGGTTCCGCGCGGTCTTCGCGTACGGGCTGGGGTTCGCTTTCGTCAGCTACCACCCGGCGCTGGCGCTGCTCGGCCGGGACGACCCGCTCGGCCTGCCGCCCTGGGTGGGGTGGGCCTCGCCGGGCGTCGCGGTGGTCGCCGCCGCGATCGCCGCCACGGCGTGGCGAATCGGTGTCCGACACTACCGGAGTACGGGGTCCTGAGCGTGACCGTGATCGAGGCGCACGCACTGCGCAAGGAGTTCACCGTCCGGGTCCGAGCCGGTCGGCTACGCCGGCACAAGCGGGTGGTCACCGCCGTGGACGGGGTGGACCTGCGGGTGGAGCGGGGCGAGATGCTCGGCTACATCGGCCCGAACGGGGCCGGCAAGTCCACCACCCTGAAGATGCTCACCGGGGTGCTCACCCCCACCGCCGGACAGGTCCGGGTCTGCGGCCTGGAGCCGGTCGCCCGCCGGACCCGGCTGGCCCTGGGCATCGGCGTGGTGTTCGGGCAGCGCTCTCAGCTCTGGTGGGACCTGCCCCTGCGCGACTCGTTCGACCTGCTGCGGCACATCTACCGGGTGCCGGCCGCCGCGCACGCCACCCGGCTGCGCCGCTGCCGGGACCTGCTCGACCTGGACGCCTTCCTCGACACCCCGGTTCGGCAGCTCTCGCTCGGCCAGCGGATGCGCGGCGAGCTGACCGCCGCGCTGCTGCACGGCCCGCAGGTGCTCTTCCTCGACGAGCCGACCATCGGGCTGGACGTGGTCAGCCGGCAGGCGGTGCGGGGCTTCCTCGCCGAGTTGGGCCGGACCGGGGACACCACCCTGGTACTGACCACCCACGACCTGGCCGACATCGAGCGGCTCTGTCGGCGTCTCGTGGTGATCGACCACGGTCGGGTGGTGCACGACGGCTCGATCGCCGCCCTGCACAGTCGGTACGGCTCCCGCCGGCTGGTGGTCGCCGAGCTGGACGTCGTCCTGCCC
The nucleotide sequence above comes from Micromonospora pallida. Encoded proteins:
- a CDS encoding ABC transporter permease, yielding MADPAGSTLRAYRALLGAQARSQTAYRVSFTVDLVGNVGATFFDVLTVFVLFGVTREMGGFTLRETFVMVALSACSFATADLLVGNVERLPRYVRTGLFDTVLLRPLGALPQLLLMDLPLRKISRVLLGLAVLVVAVGSAGIDWTPARAVLVVLAPLAGVVFFGSIFVATATVSFYWVESGQLANSITYGGRDFTSYPVTVFGGWFRAVFAYGLGFAFVSYHPALALLGRDDPLGLPPWVGWASPGVAVVAAAIAATAWRIGVRHYRSTGS
- a CDS encoding ABC transporter permease, with the translated sequence MAREAGPVAGYDPAQLVTFVWMGQGLLGVVLLWSETELADRIRTGDVVADLLRPVDPVTSHLATDLGRAGYAVLARMLPPVLVGPVFFEVYLPTRWTTGLLFPLSVLLAVVTCFGCRYLVNSTAYWLHDVRGPMILFTLSAGVLSGLYFPLRFLPEGLYQAMWIVTPFPSLFQTPLDVLVEVDPSLTSFALVGVQVVWAALILAACRLVQRRAERRLVVQGG
- a CDS encoding ABC transporter ATP-binding protein, coding for MTVIEAHALRKEFTVRVRAGRLRRHKRVVTAVDGVDLRVERGEMLGYIGPNGAGKSTTLKMLTGVLTPTAGQVRVCGLEPVARRTRLALGIGVVFGQRSQLWWDLPLRDSFDLLRHIYRVPAAAHATRLRRCRDLLDLDAFLDTPVRQLSLGQRMRGELTAALLHGPQVLFLDEPTIGLDVVSRQAVRGFLAELGRTGDTTLVLTTHDLADIERLCRRLVVIDHGRVVHDGSIAALHSRYGSRRLVVAELDVVLPEPPTLPGAPLQRVEADGHRLVYALESAGVAEVVAQLAGLATLRDISIVEPDIEDVVARLYRTPHPV